TGGGCACCTCCACTGCATACTTGCGAAAGTCCGGCAGGCGGAGGTCCTTGAGCAAAACACCGCCGTTGGCGTGCGGGTTTGCGCTCATTCTGCGCGCGCCTTTGGGCGGCAGCGCTGCCAGCTCGGCGCGGAGCTGGCCTCTTTCATCGAAGAGTTCCTCGGGCTTATAGCTCTTCATCCATCGCTCGAGAAGTTTTACGTGCTCCGGATTACTGTGCATTTCGGCCATCGGGACTTGGTGAGAGCGCCAGTAACCTTCGGTTCGCTTGCCATCAACGTCCTTGGGGCCCGTCCAACCTTTGGGGCTGCGCAATACAATCATCGGCCAGCGCGGCCGGCGGACTTCATTTTTGGACTGCCTTGCATTGCTTTGAATCTGCTTGATCTCATCGATGACGCGGTCCAGAGTGACGGCCATCAGCTGGTGCATTTTTTCCGGTTCATGGCCCTCGACGAAATGGGGCGTATATCCGTAACCGCGCAATAATTGCTCGAGCTCTTCGTGAGTGATGCGCGCCAACACGGTGGGATTTGCGATCTTGTAACCGTTCAGATGCAGGATCGGCAGCACTGCGCCGTTACTCGCCGGGTCCAAGAACTTGTTCGAATGCCAGCTCGTCGCCAACGCTCCGGTTTCCGCTTCGCCGTCGCCGATCACGCAAGCAACGATCAGATCGGGGTTGTCGAAGGCCGCGCCGTACGCGTGCGACAGGGAATAACCGAGTTCGCCTCCCTCGTTGATGGAGCCAGGAGTTTCGGGCGCGGCGTGGCTCGGGATGCCGCCGGGAAATGAGAACTGCGTGAATAGCTTTCTCATTCCCTCCTCGTCCTGCGAGATGTTGGGATAAATTTCGCTGTAGGTACCTTCGAGGTAGGTGTTCGCGACGATGCCGGGACCGCCGTGGCCGGGCCCCGTGATATAGATCATATCGAGATCGCGCGCTTTGACGACCCGGTTCAAATGAACGTAGATAAAGTTCAGGCCGGGTGTTGTTCCCCAGTGGCCGAGCAATCTCGGTTTGATGTGTTGCTTACTGAGCGGTTTCTTCAGCAGCGGATTATCGTAAAGGTAAATCTGTCCCACCGATAAATAATTTGCGGCCCGCCAGTAGGCATCGATAAGGCGCAATTGTTCCGTGGTTATGGCTTCCGGCATAACTATTCTCCTCTACCGCGATGTGCGCTCGGCATTCCAATTCACAATAGCGCGCATCTCACCGCCTTTTCAGGAAATAAAACTCCGGAGCGAAAACGTCGCGTCTCCGTTCAGGACTGACTTGAGACAATCGCTGATCAACGGAGACGTCGAGTGCTTCCACCCTGCGATAACAGAAACTCTTCGACTCCTGACTATCTCATGACTTCTGGCTGTGCCCGCCG
This window of the Candidatus Angelobacter sp. genome carries:
- a CDS encoding phosphoketolase family protein, with translation MPEAITTEQLRLIDAYWRAANYLSVGQIYLYDNPLLKKPLSKQHIKPRLLGHWGTTPGLNFIYVHLNRVVKARDLDMIYITGPGHGGPGIVANTYLEGTYSEIYPNISQDEEGMRKLFTQFSFPGGIPSHAAPETPGSINEGGELGYSLSHAYGAAFDNPDLIVACVIGDGEAETGALATSWHSNKFLDPASNGAVLPILHLNGYKIANPTVLARITHEELEQLLRGYGYTPHFVEGHEPEKMHQLMAVTLDRVIDEIKQIQSNARQSKNEVRRPRWPMIVLRSPKGWTGPKDVDGKRTEGYWRSHQVPMAEMHSNPEHVKLLERWMKSYKPEELFDERGQLRAELAALPPKGARRMSANPHANGGVLLKDLRLPDFRKYAVEVP